The following is a genomic window from Verrucomicrobiota bacterium.
AGGGCGCGCCAATGGCGACGGCGCGGGCGATCATGCGCGCGCGTCGGCCAGTTATCTGACCGGCTGTCAGCCGCGCAAAACTCACGGCGTCGATATCAAGGTGGGAGTCTCAGTGGATCAAGTCGCCGCGTCGAAAGTCGGGAAGCAAACGCGCTTTGCGTCCTTGGAACTGGGATGCGACCGCAGCCAGTTGGCGGGCAATTGTGATTCGGGTTACAGTTGCGCCTATTCGTACAACATTTCCTGGAAGACGGACGCTACGCCGATGCCGCCGGAAGTGGATCCGCGCTCGGTGTTCGACCGGCTTTTCAGCAACGGGAAGCCCGGCGAAACGAAAGAGGCGCGGGCCAGGCGGGAGCTTTACGAAAAGAGCATTTTGGATTTCGTGCTGGAAGACGCAAACCGATTGAAATCCAACCTGGGCTATACGGACCGGCGCAAGCTCGACGAATACCTTACCGCTGTCCGCGAAATGGAAACGCGCATCGAACGCGCCGAGAAATATGCAGCCGAGTTGCCGGGGAACACACGCCCGACGGGCATCCCCAAGGAATTTGAGCAACATATCCGATTGATGTATGACTTGCTTGCGCTCGCCTTTCAAACGGACACAACGCGAATCTCGACTTTCGTCATAGCGCATGACGGCAGCAACCGGCCGTATCCCTTCATCGGCGTCACCGAGGGCCATCACGACCTTTCACATCATGGCAATGACGAAACGAAGAAGCAGAAGATCGCGAAGATCAATCGGTTCCACACGACCCAATTCGCTTACTTTCTCGAGAAGCTAAAGTCGATCAAGGAAGGCGAAGGTACGTTGCTGGACAACAGCATGATCGTCTATGGCAGTGGCTTGGCCGACGGAAATGCTCATGCCCACGATCATCTGCCCGTGCTCCTCGCGGGCAAAGCCGGGGGCACGATCCAACCCGGCCGGCACATCCGTTTCGAGAAAGAGACGCCGATGACCAACCTCTTTGTGTCGATGCTCGATCGGTTGGGCGCGCCGGTGGATCGCATCGGCGATAGCACCGGCAAATTGCGCGAGCTATCGTGATCGCGATTTACTCCTCGGCCAGTTCGCGTTGCTGCTGAATAAATTCCCGTGCTTGCGCGCGCTCCTCGTCGCTGAGTTTGCCATCGCCGTCCTTATCAAAGCGTTTGATGATGCCAGCCACAAACCCGCCGCGTCCGGTCTCTTTCTTTGATTCGGCCATCGCCCGGTCGATGAATGAATCGGCCATGTGACGTTTGAGCGACGCCCGCAACTGGGGCATTTCTTCCTCCTTCGCCGCGACCACTTGCAGGGTCACGCTGCCCATTTCGTCTGATGACATGCGTCCCCACCGCACTCGCACGGGCGGAATTGTCGGGTTCTTGGGGTTGTCGGCGGAGTTATCGTAGCTGATTTCCGAATCAATCCGCGTGCCTTTGGGCAGCGTGAAAGGTTGCTTGTAGGTGTATTGTTCCTGCCACGCAAAGTCCCAATCGCCGATTTTCATGAGCCACTTTTCGTGCCCATCCGGCATGGTGGCGATCATCTTCATCTCCTTGGCCAACTGGTGGGCATGTCCGTTGACGGCAAACGCTTCGACATCCACGGGCAGCACAAAGGAATCCTTGATGACATAATGTTTTTCCCCAGCCGGGATATCGATCCCGGCAATGGCGCCAAAAATGGGCGGCAGTTGAATGCCGGCAAAGGTCTTCTTGGGCGGCCCGTCGGCAAAATAAAACCCGATCACCGATTGTTCCTGCTCCACTTTACCCGACGGATGAAAATGAGTTTGCAACACCAGGTCGGCACCCTTCGGAATGTGCCAGGCCAGACCTTCGGGCAAAGGGCGCGGATTTCCGCCCACAGCCCAACCGCCAAGCCCGCCGCTCATCTGGAGTCCCCTGCCCCGTCCGCCACCACCACCGTTGTAGCCAGGTTCTGGATCGGCTTCGTCCAACTTGCGGGCGGTCCCGGTGGTATCGAGGAAAAACAAACAGTGATGAACCACCGTTCTGGCGCTGGGCCGAAACTCAATCGCCTTCACCCACTTATCCTCCGTAAGATTCAACGGAACGGCAAAGTAGCGGTAAATATCTTGACCCTCCGCCCGCACCGTGTAGGCCTCGGACATTTTTACAACGAGGTCCGGTTTGCCAAGTTGCCAGCCTTCTGGAAATTTTGGCAACGCGGGCAGTTTGGCGGCATCGCCCTCGATCGCGCCCTCAGCATACCACTGTCGCAGCATCCCGATTTGCTCGTCCGAGATGCGACGTTCATTGGCAAACTCGCAGTAACCCGGCTCAGCGTGCCACGGCGGCATAAATGTTTCTCCAGTGACTTCCGCGATCAACCTGGCCCGTTTCTTCACGTCGGCATAGGTGAGCAATGCGAACGGCGCCGCTTCACCCGGTCGATGGCACGAAGCACAGTTATTGAAAACAATCGGTGCAATGTGTTCGGTGAACGTCAGCGTGCCTTTCGGCTTCGGCGTGTACTTGATGTCGGCGATCCGCGCCGCTTTCGGTCGCGATTTGGCCGGCGCTTCAGCCGGCGCTTCGGTCGGCGATTGTGCATGCGCAAGCGGAACGAGCATCAAACCCGCCAGAAAACCGGCGGCCAGGTCTTTGGAGTATTTTCTCATAATCATTTTCTTGTGGTTTAATTCGCGCGAGCAAAGTTTCCATCAATTCGTGGGAATGTAACAACCGATAGCTTTCGTTCGCGAGTTGGTGACAGCTTTCCCTTTTACGACAGCATCCAGCGCCTGTCGCAAGTCCTTCTCGGTGGCCTGACCGCGGGATTTGCCCCACGCGCTGTAGAGATTGTCGATGCGGCCTCGATAGAGAATTTTCCCATTGGCGCCCACCACGACCGCTTCTGGGGTGACGGTCGCGCCGGTGGCTTTTACCAGGGCATGAGTGGAATCCAGAATGGTTGTGTGATTGGTAAGCCCGTACTCCGAGTTATGCTTTTCGAGCGCCGCGACTGTGAGGTCGGAATCGACAAAGACCAATTGAAACCGGATTCTCTTCGGACCGTAATCGCGACGGAGGCGTTCGAGTTCCCGGGCGTAAGCGTTGGAGATGGGACAGTCGTGCATGACAAAAATCAAAACCGATGCGACCGCTCCCTTCAGATCAAACGGAGTCTGCGCAACGCCTTTTACATCCTTGATGGAAAGCGAAACGCTGTCCACGCGCGTCTTATCCTTCGTCTCTGCACCGATGGACGAAGTGCACAACGAGAATAAGCTGAGAAGCAGAAGCAAGGTCGTCTGTCTCCTCATTCTGATCATCACAACATTTTGGTCTGAAAACCGCATTGCCAGCATGTGAATACATGTTGATAACGGATTGTTCAACAGGTTGGTTACGGTCCAAGGTGGGCGAAAATTAGACCTCGATCCAAATTCAGTTGATTTCGCGTGCCATCACCCTTTCAACACCGGCCTGACTTTATGCCAATCAGTGCTTTGTTCGTAAGCATGCGCGATTTTCAACATCGTTTCCTCGCCAAACGGTTTGCCGAGTAGTTGCAAGCCGATCGGCAATTTCGGCGATTTCGTGAAGCCGCAGGGAATGCTGATGCCGCAGATGCCTGCGAGGTTGCAGGAGATCGTGAAGATGTCCGAGAGATACATCTGCAACGGGTCGTCGGATTTTTCGCCGACCTTGAACGCGGCTGTCGGCGTCGTCGGGGTGACGATGGCATCGACTTGGTCGAATGCCTTCAAGAAATCCTGGCGGATGAGGGTGCGGACTTTTTGGGCGCGGAGATAATAGGCGTCATAGTAACCACTGCTCAGCACATAAGTGCCCAGGATGATACGGCGTTTGACTTCCGCGCCAAACCCGGCACCGCGCGTCTTGCTGTACAGCTCGATTGGGTCTGCACCGTCCACGCGCAGGCCGTAACGGATGCCGTCGAAGCGGGCGAGGTTGGCGCTGGCCTCGGCGGGCGCGATGATGTAATACGTCGCAGCGGCATAATCGGTGTGCGGAAGGGAAATCTCCTCGACTTCCGCGCCGAGCTTCTGCAATCGCTGAACCGCAGCATCGACAGCGCTCTTCACTTCCGCGTCCAGCCCACCGATCATGTATTCCTTCGGCAAGCCCAGTTTCAGTCCTTTGATGTTGCCGTCGAGGGCGGCGACAAAGTTGGGCACAGGTTCAGGAACACTCGTCGAATCGCGCGGGTCCTGACCGCTGATGACACTCAGCATCGTAGCGGCATCGCGCACATCTTTGGTAAACGATCCAATCTGATCGAGCGATGACGCGAAGGCGACAAGTCCATAGCGCGAAACGCGGCCGTAAGTAGGTTTCAACCCGACACAACCGCAAAGCGCAGCAGGCTGGCGAATCGAACCGCCCGTGTCCGAACCAAGCGTGGCGATGACTTCATCCGCCGCAACCGCCGCCGCTGAACCGCCGGAAGAACCGCCGGGAATGCGCGTCGTGTCCCACGGGTTCAAGGTGAGTTGGAATGCCGAGTTCTCAGTAGAACTGCCCATGGCAAACTCGTCCATGTTGAGCCGGCCAAAAACAATGGCACCGGCGGCTTTCAGTTTCTCGATGACCGTTGCGTCGTAGGGCGAAATAAATTTGCCGAGAATTTTTGAACCGCAGTTCAGCGGCTGGTTTTTTACCGCTAAAACATCCTTGATGGCGATGGGTATGCCCAGCAATCGGCGCTGCTCATGCTCTATGCCGGCTTTGTCGGCAGCATCCGCTTGGGCAAGTGCATCGGCGGCATCGTAGCTGATGAAAGCTTTGATCTGCCCATCGACACGCTGGATTCGGTCGAGGCAGGACTGCATGGCTTCGCGCGCGGAGACTTCGCGTTTGGCGAGGTGAGCAGTGAGTTGTGAAATTGTGAGTTGATTCAGCATGAAAAACTATTCATACATTTCAACCATCCTTGCGAATTCGAGTTCACAACTCGTGAGCATTCGTGAAATTCGTGTCGTCATTCCACAATCTTGGGCACGATGAAGAGTCCGTTGGCTTTGGAGGGCGCGTTGCGCAAGGCCTCCTCGTTGGAAATGGACGGACAGATTACATCGGGTCGTGTCACATTCACGAGGGGGACAGCGTGGGCGGTCGGCTCGACTTGGCTCACGTCCAGTTCCTTCAGCTTTTCGATGTAACCGAGGATGTGGTTGAGTTGCGCGCCGAGCTTTTGCTCTTCGGCAGGCGAAAGTGAGAGCCGCGCCAGGTGCGCGACGTATTTGACATCAATTTCGGTTGCGGACATGGACGGAGATTAAAGTTCAAACTCCAAAGTTCAAAGTTCAAAGTTGAATAACGAGGAAGGAGCAAAACCGAGCTAAAAAAGAAATGAAGTAGTAAAGAGAAACGCAAGAACTAGAAAAATGAAACGCACGGTTGACCAAACAAACCAAAAGTCGCGCGGGGTATCTTTCCTTACAAAAGGCCTTTTATAACCTCTGATGTGGATGGTCCCAGTTTTGAGGGACTTGAAAAGCCCAAAAAGCGCTAATGGAAAAAATATCAGAGTGAAAATTGCCAAATAGATTCGCATGGCAATCGGCCCTTACTCCTCATCAAACTTGCGTTTGACCAAGGCTTCCAATTCGAGCAACGCCTGCGGCGCGTCGCCACCCTCGGCATGGACGGTCAATTTGCTGCCGGGGCCGGCCGCCAGCATCATCAGGCCCATGATGCTTTTCCCGTTGATGCGTTCACCGTCCTTTTCGACGAAGATCTCGCAAGTAAATCGGCTGGCGGTTTTCACGAACATTGCCGCTGGCCGGGCGTGAATGCCCAGCTTGTTCGTCACCACCAGTTCCTTGAACCAGGGTTTGTCCGGTATCTTTTTGGCGCTCATCCGTTCCGTGTGTTTAGTGTGCGCCGAGTTGGTCATTTTTGCCAGCTATTAGTTTACAGGTGGGTTTTGCCGGCCATTTGGGCAATCAGTCGGTCATTTAATTCCTTGGCTGGATTATGACCGGCGGTCTTCAGCTTGGTGTGGAACGCCGCCACCTCGATCAATCTGGCCAAATCGCGGCCCGGTCGCACAGGAATCGTATAATGCGGAATGTCCACACCCAGGACTTTGACAAACTCCTGTTCGATGCCGACCCGATCCACATCCGAAACTTCATTCCAGGTTTTCAACGTGACGACGAGATCCACCCTCTTTTCCCGCCGGATGCATTTGACGCCGAACATGGCGGCGACATTGATGATGCCGATGCCGCGCACTTCCATGTGATTGCGCGTCAGCTCGGCGCTGGTGCCCATCACTTCACGACCGTCGATCAACGTCAGCCGCGTGATATCGTCGGAAACCAGGCTGTAGCCGCGTTCAATCAAAGCCAGCACACACTCGCTCTTGCCGATGCCGCTTTCGCCGCGAATGATTACGCCCACGCCCAGAATGTCCACCATGCTGCCCATCTCGGTGCCGCGCGGTGCGAACATCATCTCCAGAGCCAGCGTTGCCAGGTTGATGAACTTCATCGTGATCAGCGGACATTGGAAGATGGGTACCTTGGCCGCTTCAGCGCTTTTCAGAAACAGTTTGTCGGGTTTGAGATTTCGGCTGAAGACGACGCAGGGAATTTTGTGGGAAAACAAAACGTCGTAGCGAGATTGACGTTCCTCCGGCGAAAGCGATTTGAGGAAGGTTGCTTCCGCGCTGCCGATGACCTGCAAACGCTTGCTGGCAAAATATTTCGTGAAGCCAGCCAAAGCCAGGCCGGGACGATTGACGGTCGGCTCGCGGATGATTCTCTTCAGGCCGCTGGCACCGGCCACCAACGTCAGGCCCAAAGCGCCGGCGTGCTCTGTGTAAAACCGTTCGACTGTGATTACATCGTGTTCCATAACGAGAAATGGGGCAATGGAGTAATGGAGTTGTGGAGTATTGGGAAACCGAAATTCCAGCACTCCAACACTCCAGCACTCCAACACTCCAATTGGTCCG
Proteins encoded in this region:
- a CDS encoding DUF1552 domain-containing protein, with amino-acid sequence MNHKWQIPRRTFLKGLGTAVALPMLEAMAPAVSFAASSAGAPKGFPKRMAFIYVPNGQNMADWTPKTVGADFELPAILEPLKAHQRDFLVLSGLAHDKGRANGDGAGDHARASASYLTGCQPRKTHGVDIKVGVSVDQVAASKVGKQTRFASLELGCDRSQLAGNCDSGYSCAYSYNISWKTDATPMPPEVDPRSVFDRLFSNGKPGETKEARARRELYEKSILDFVLEDANRLKSNLGYTDRRKLDEYLTAVREMETRIERAEKYAAELPGNTRPTGIPKEFEQHIRLMYDLLALAFQTDTTRISTFVIAHDGSNRPYPFIGVTEGHHDLSHHGNDETKKQKIAKINRFHTTQFAYFLEKLKSIKEGEGTLLDNSMIVYGSGLADGNAHAHDHLPVLLAGKAGGTIQPGRHIRFEKETPMTNLFVSMLDRLGAPVDRIGDSTGKLRELS
- a CDS encoding cytochrome c, producing MRKYSKDLAAGFLAGLMLVPLAHAQSPTEAPAEAPAKSRPKAARIADIKYTPKPKGTLTFTEHIAPIVFNNCASCHRPGEAAPFALLTYADVKKRARLIAEVTGETFMPPWHAEPGYCEFANERRISDEQIGMLRQWYAEGAIEGDAAKLPALPKFPEGWQLGKPDLVVKMSEAYTVRAEGQDIYRYFAVPLNLTEDKWVKAIEFRPSARTVVHHCLFFLDTTGTARKLDEADPEPGYNGGGGGRGRGLQMSGGLGGWAVGGNPRPLPEGLAWHIPKGADLVLQTHFHPSGKVEQEQSVIGFYFADGPPKKTFAGIQLPPIFGAIAGIDIPAGEKHYVIKDSFVLPVDVEAFAVNGHAHQLAKEMKMIATMPDGHEKWLMKIGDWDFAWQEQYTYKQPFTLPKGTRIDSEISYDNSADNPKNPTIPPVRVRWGRMSSDEMGSVTLQVVAAKEEEMPQLRASLKRHMADSFIDRAMAESKKETGRGGFVAGIIKRFDKDGDGKLSDEERAQAREFIQQQRELAEE
- a CDS encoding redoxin family protein, which translates into the protein MIRMRRQTTLLLLLSLFSLCTSSIGAETKDKTRVDSVSLSIKDVKGVAQTPFDLKGAVASVLIFVMHDCPISNAYARELERLRRDYGPKRIRFQLVFVDSDLTVAALEKHNSEYGLTNHTTILDSTHALVKATGATVTPEAVVVGANGKILYRGRIDNLYSAWGKSRGQATEKDLRQALDAVVKGKAVTNSRTKAIGCYIPTN
- the gatA gene encoding Asp-tRNA(Asn)/Glu-tRNA(Gln) amidotransferase subunit GatA, which translates into the protein MLNQLTISQLTAHLAKREVSAREAMQSCLDRIQRVDGQIKAFISYDAADALAQADAADKAGIEHEQRRLLGIPIAIKDVLAVKNQPLNCGSKILGKFISPYDATVIEKLKAAGAIVFGRLNMDEFAMGSSTENSAFQLTLNPWDTTRIPGGSSGGSAAAVAADEVIATLGSDTGGSIRQPAALCGCVGLKPTYGRVSRYGLVAFASSLDQIGSFTKDVRDAATMLSVISGQDPRDSTSVPEPVPNFVAALDGNIKGLKLGLPKEYMIGGLDAEVKSAVDAAVQRLQKLGAEVEEISLPHTDYAAATYYIIAPAEASANLARFDGIRYGLRVDGADPIELYSKTRGAGFGAEVKRRIILGTYVLSSGYYDAYYLRAQKVRTLIRQDFLKAFDQVDAIVTPTTPTAAFKVGEKSDDPLQMYLSDIFTISCNLAGICGISIPCGFTKSPKLPIGLQLLGKPFGEETMLKIAHAYEQSTDWHKVRPVLKG
- the gatC gene encoding Asp-tRNA(Asn)/Glu-tRNA(Gln) amidotransferase subunit GatC — protein: MSATEIDVKYVAHLARLSLSPAEEQKLGAQLNHILGYIEKLKELDVSQVEPTAHAVPLVNVTRPDVICPSISNEEALRNAPSKANGLFIVPKIVE
- a CDS encoding HPr family phosphocarrier protein, with amino-acid sequence MSAKKIPDKPWFKELVVTNKLGIHARPAAMFVKTASRFTCEIFVEKDGERINGKSIMGLMMLAAGPGSKLTVHAEGGDAPQALLELEALVKRKFDEE
- the hprK gene encoding HPr(Ser) kinase/phosphatase — protein: MEHDVITVERFYTEHAGALGLTLVAGASGLKRIIREPTVNRPGLALAGFTKYFASKRLQVIGSAEATFLKSLSPEERQSRYDVLFSHKIPCVVFSRNLKPDKLFLKSAEAAKVPIFQCPLITMKFINLATLALEMMFAPRGTEMGSMVDILGVGVIIRGESGIGKSECVLALIERGYSLVSDDITRLTLIDGREVMGTSAELTRNHMEVRGIGIINVAAMFGVKCIRREKRVDLVVTLKTWNEVSDVDRVGIEQEFVKVLGVDIPHYTIPVRPGRDLARLIEVAAFHTKLKTAGHNPAKELNDRLIAQMAGKTHL